A genomic stretch from Pelagicoccus sp. SDUM812003 includes:
- a CDS encoding S8 family serine peptidase, translating into MFQLLPMRKRLFLVAVLMGVFWSYQRFGSGLESDMERKQSIAESRVAERLLGSGSEEASELEESSEAVPLDELRPVSLDWNRESWRRFPLLDRVERESEGEPASRRVADLVWVDSLDSAVVLESLVQLDGAGGELSNRISSAKVANQLLVKTEHGLDMQWLARELGTRVLRYSAKGGFAVLESESVGLERSLELFAQAELLSEQVEGLLVEPNFLVAASVVEPNDPAFARGDQWGLNNNAFPEGDIDAPEAWELARDAEDVLIGILDTGIRITHEDLRDNILLNPGEVDGNGVDDDGNGYLDDRYGWNAIDPNEPPLDDNGHGTHVAGVLGASGNNGLGISGVVWATNIIAIKMLNEEGLGTIENLVEGVDYAIDRNVSVINASFGGPDDSKLQQDALIRAKGRGIVVAAAAGNDGDRNRKVYPAAYPLDNVVSVGALDASGYIAPFSNYGADTVEVFAPGEGIFSTYNGRDSDYAYSDGTSMAVPLVSGALALLAQTYPEETYVDWVIRLELSARRFDHLEEEARFKGALNLHAALLLEDALRRPRLVSTGARRAAVFEGEDAEFEAEFESDSEMSYQWYHEQELLVGQTDRRLRIESVEAGQEGEYRLVATNDEASSEVSFRLEVGFVSSVLTEAMDAVGVSVVEFEENFWTVETDGLSEGGSHVASSDFELGKRYTLGLVVEGPKTLRFDSRQGYYWQRFRELSVELDGETPWISHDGAWRSYSLTLPEAKRYQIRIVASQSSEEGNGLESIAFDRLRTYELGSEPPTAVAIRGRFEQRPFEWASFGGRYQANSEREVALSWEKDGLPIEGEQGANLYFHSIEPEDEGIYRFVVSDENGTEKSRRYFLKVLTSETPARFEEVSEEERTIKVAYGDSVLIAPPHVGSPPLSYKWFLQGRELPEQTGPTLSIGFVREPHGGDYQVQVSNPFGDDWLTYSVAVSQRGQPPLLAMGEEQAERVVQAGFGFQLSFSLEAGSEPIRYQWYRDGVPLKGREERLLKIAEMTQSDSGLYQLEARNLYGVARSEPVSVFVGLDETEVMDFDGLSWDINYHPDVFGQADESKDGVDALEFDLSVSSGFLSPTASTTLSGPANYSFWWKRERDGPVFSCTIEKDERKRMVAQLKETGAWVRQTIHVPEGDHLVAWEFAGSQEPYSDGGRAWLDLLERTDAPAFHNQAIWTALVAEETAHLSCPAIGKGNLEYQWYRNEEPMVGETSYDLALQGIQMPSTDDFYLVARSEYGETRSQVFTLMDAAELFPGWQVGNLEMSPGWLVETDAHGSILGLGGQHYDEAPLWLEFDLTGPASVVLDTEQPFVRSIWAVQVDGAAETMRIWDDSDLEWEWKTRGYVTVGEGSHRIRISLKRSGLDKWRYIDRIQSIDVGERTRFLMQPIADEREASRNYRATFTSAPGAEVNWFRVGRDAPIKADVEASFADLHRNIEVENHQGQFYIRITDTDGTNYESDTVSVPYLFGGVDALLDFPIYGFSTSMSLAGDDSISVKGGSSLTLHSSLGQEREWVSLRIDDGEPYEDFAHRCRIRVDSEHAGLVAKVSGHKASPEQLVLGEDWQTIEFLSDLEVEVHNPDRANFTVWLDAVEPDGRIEILESPYHHATYPGATVELLVKVTCVEEVTYQWRKDGVAIEGASDSKLRLENVSAKDLGSYDVVFSTDSDTAVSSIGEVSFVEDLASAIGQPGLKITTYGHRLWEIDYSESFAGDSSLRAGEVENGEVSVLEIHLEEEAYVSYASARFDDELDRWYDVSRFAENGILSIAYAPQRTPKDWYEKRPSIDRLEFAFADFNRFENWLRGWNDQAASALQGKVDRSSDPDGDGLSNIVEYALGLDPFTHETPPRFEWTNSEKTALSIRYREALSDEVRVLLELSRDLRNWSVLEPEELDAIAGEDPRYRELRADLDLREHGIEPPDGLFYRFKVFVLRDGEQYSNGATSL; encoded by the coding sequence ATGTTTCAGCTCCTCCCCATGCGAAAGCGCTTGTTCCTCGTCGCCGTTCTGATGGGCGTTTTCTGGTCGTATCAGCGGTTCGGATCCGGTCTGGAATCGGACATGGAGCGAAAGCAATCGATCGCGGAATCACGGGTCGCTGAGCGGCTGTTGGGGTCGGGGTCGGAGGAGGCGTCGGAGCTGGAGGAGTCGAGTGAAGCGGTTCCTCTCGATGAGCTTCGCCCGGTATCTCTAGACTGGAATCGGGAATCGTGGCGACGCTTCCCGCTTCTGGATCGAGTCGAGCGGGAAAGCGAAGGTGAGCCGGCGAGCCGGCGCGTGGCGGATCTGGTTTGGGTGGACAGCCTTGATTCGGCAGTCGTACTGGAAAGCCTGGTCCAGCTGGACGGGGCGGGCGGCGAGCTTTCGAATCGCATCTCATCGGCAAAGGTCGCGAACCAGCTGCTCGTCAAGACTGAGCATGGATTGGATATGCAATGGCTTGCGCGCGAGCTCGGGACGAGAGTGCTGCGCTATTCAGCAAAGGGCGGTTTTGCTGTTCTGGAATCCGAAAGCGTAGGATTGGAGAGGAGTTTGGAGCTCTTCGCTCAGGCGGAGCTGCTTTCCGAGCAGGTGGAAGGCTTGCTGGTCGAGCCGAATTTTCTTGTAGCCGCTTCGGTAGTCGAACCAAACGACCCAGCGTTTGCGAGAGGGGACCAGTGGGGACTGAATAACAATGCGTTTCCTGAAGGAGATATCGACGCTCCTGAAGCATGGGAGCTCGCTCGTGATGCTGAGGACGTGCTGATCGGTATTTTGGATACAGGCATTCGGATAACGCATGAGGACCTGCGGGATAACATTTTGCTGAATCCCGGAGAGGTGGACGGAAATGGCGTTGATGATGACGGAAACGGGTATTTGGATGATAGATACGGTTGGAATGCGATCGATCCGAATGAACCCCCGCTCGATGACAATGGTCACGGGACCCACGTGGCGGGTGTTCTTGGAGCGTCCGGCAACAACGGGTTAGGGATCTCCGGCGTCGTATGGGCGACGAATATCATCGCCATCAAAATGCTGAACGAAGAAGGACTGGGCACGATCGAAAACCTGGTGGAAGGGGTCGACTACGCGATCGATCGGAACGTCTCGGTGATCAACGCCAGCTTCGGCGGTCCTGACGATTCCAAGCTGCAGCAGGATGCGTTGATACGGGCGAAGGGAAGAGGCATCGTAGTGGCGGCCGCCGCGGGTAACGACGGAGATCGAAATCGAAAGGTGTATCCCGCCGCGTATCCGCTCGATAACGTCGTTTCGGTAGGGGCCCTCGATGCGAGCGGCTACATTGCTCCCTTTAGCAACTATGGAGCGGATACGGTGGAAGTGTTCGCTCCGGGAGAGGGAATCTTCTCTACCTACAATGGCAGAGATTCCGATTACGCGTATTCTGATGGCACCTCCATGGCTGTGCCCCTGGTCTCCGGAGCCTTGGCTCTACTTGCTCAGACGTATCCAGAGGAAACCTACGTCGATTGGGTGATCCGATTGGAGCTTTCGGCGCGTCGCTTCGACCATTTGGAGGAGGAGGCACGATTCAAGGGAGCTTTGAATCTCCATGCGGCTTTGCTCCTAGAGGACGCATTGCGGCGGCCTCGACTTGTATCCACCGGGGCTCGAAGGGCTGCCGTTTTCGAAGGGGAGGACGCTGAGTTCGAGGCCGAGTTCGAGAGCGATTCCGAAATGAGCTATCAATGGTATCACGAGCAGGAGCTTTTGGTTGGCCAAACCGATCGGCGCCTTAGAATCGAATCGGTCGAGGCGGGGCAGGAGGGCGAATACCGCTTGGTGGCGACGAACGACGAGGCGAGCTCGGAGGTCAGTTTCCGACTGGAGGTCGGATTCGTAAGCTCGGTTTTGACGGAGGCCATGGATGCGGTGGGGGTGAGCGTGGTCGAGTTCGAGGAGAACTTCTGGACCGTCGAAACGGATGGATTGAGCGAAGGCGGCTCGCATGTGGCTTCGTCTGATTTCGAACTGGGCAAGCGATACACCTTGGGGCTGGTGGTCGAGGGACCGAAAACGCTGCGTTTCGACAGTCGGCAAGGCTACTATTGGCAGCGGTTTCGCGAGCTGTCGGTGGAGCTCGACGGAGAAACGCCTTGGATCTCCCATGACGGGGCCTGGAGAAGCTATTCCTTGACGCTTCCGGAAGCGAAGCGATACCAGATCAGGATAGTCGCATCTCAAAGTTCGGAGGAGGGAAACGGGCTCGAGTCCATCGCCTTCGATCGTTTGAGAACCTACGAGTTGGGGAGCGAACCGCCGACCGCGGTGGCGATTCGCGGACGATTTGAACAACGCCCATTCGAATGGGCCTCTTTCGGAGGGAGATACCAAGCGAACTCTGAGCGCGAGGTCGCTCTGTCTTGGGAAAAGGACGGGCTGCCGATAGAGGGCGAGCAGGGAGCCAACCTCTATTTCCATTCGATCGAGCCAGAAGACGAAGGCATCTATCGCTTTGTCGTCAGCGATGAAAACGGAACGGAGAAGAGCAGGCGGTATTTTCTCAAAGTGCTGACCAGCGAGACGCCTGCCCGCTTCGAGGAGGTTTCCGAAGAGGAGAGAACCATCAAGGTGGCGTATGGCGACTCGGTGCTGATTGCGCCGCCACACGTGGGCAGTCCTCCTCTATCGTACAAGTGGTTCCTCCAGGGGCGCGAACTGCCGGAGCAGACGGGGCCGACGCTGTCGATAGGCTTCGTCAGAGAGCCGCACGGTGGCGACTACCAGGTGCAGGTTTCGAATCCCTTTGGAGATGACTGGTTGACCTACTCCGTAGCCGTCAGCCAGAGAGGACAACCTCCATTGCTAGCTATGGGGGAAGAGCAGGCCGAGCGGGTGGTCCAGGCTGGATTCGGGTTTCAGCTGAGTTTCAGCCTAGAAGCAGGATCCGAACCGATACGATATCAATGGTATCGGGATGGCGTTCCCTTGAAGGGGCGCGAAGAGCGCCTGCTGAAGATTGCTGAAATGACCCAGAGTGACTCCGGGCTCTATCAACTCGAGGCGCGAAACCTGTATGGCGTCGCGAGAAGCGAACCGGTATCCGTTTTTGTTGGTTTGGATGAAACGGAGGTCATGGACTTCGATGGACTGTCCTGGGATATTAACTACCATCCGGACGTTTTCGGACAAGCGGATGAGTCGAAGGACGGAGTGGACGCGCTCGAGTTCGATCTAAGCGTGTCGTCGGGCTTCTTGAGTCCTACGGCTTCGACGACCTTGTCCGGACCCGCGAATTACTCGTTCTGGTGGAAGCGCGAGCGTGACGGGCCCGTTTTTTCCTGCACTATCGAAAAAGACGAGCGCAAGCGAATGGTCGCCCAGCTGAAGGAGACTGGCGCTTGGGTCAGGCAGACGATCCACGTGCCCGAAGGCGATCACCTGGTCGCTTGGGAGTTCGCCGGCAGTCAGGAGCCGTATTCAGACGGCGGGCGCGCATGGCTGGATCTCCTGGAGAGAACCGATGCTCCGGCCTTCCATAATCAGGCGATCTGGACCGCCTTGGTTGCGGAAGAAACAGCCCATCTGAGTTGCCCTGCTATCGGCAAGGGAAACCTCGAGTATCAATGGTACCGAAACGAGGAGCCTATGGTTGGCGAAACGAGCTACGATCTTGCTTTGCAAGGTATCCAAATGCCGAGTACGGACGATTTCTATCTAGTCGCTCGATCTGAATACGGAGAGACGCGTTCGCAAGTGTTCACTCTGATGGACGCGGCTGAGCTTTTCCCTGGCTGGCAGGTGGGCAATCTTGAAATGAGTCCGGGGTGGCTGGTCGAAACGGATGCTCACGGATCGATCCTAGGCCTAGGCGGCCAGCATTACGATGAGGCTCCTTTGTGGCTCGAGTTCGACCTGACGGGTCCTGCGTCCGTTGTTTTGGATACCGAACAGCCATTCGTGCGTTCGATCTGGGCGGTACAGGTTGATGGCGCTGCTGAAACGATGCGGATCTGGGACGATAGCGACTTGGAATGGGAATGGAAGACGCGAGGATACGTGACTGTAGGCGAGGGCTCGCACCGGATTCGCATTTCCCTGAAGCGGAGTGGACTGGACAAGTGGAGGTACATCGATCGGATCCAGTCGATCGACGTCGGGGAGCGAACCCGCTTTCTGATGCAGCCCATTGCGGACGAGCGGGAAGCTTCGAGAAACTATCGGGCGACCTTCACTTCCGCTCCGGGTGCGGAGGTGAATTGGTTCAGGGTCGGCAGAGACGCTCCTATCAAGGCAGATGTGGAGGCGTCCTTCGCGGATCTTCATAGAAACATCGAAGTGGAGAATCATCAAGGTCAGTTCTATATCCGAATAACGGATACGGATGGAACGAATTATGAATCGGATACGGTTTCGGTTCCCTACCTCTTCGGAGGGGTGGATGCCCTGCTCGACTTTCCGATCTACGGATTCTCTACGAGCATGAGTCTAGCGGGGGATGATTCGATCAGCGTCAAAGGAGGAAGCTCCTTGACGCTCCATTCAAGCTTGGGCCAAGAGCGCGAGTGGGTCTCGCTGCGGATTGACGATGGGGAGCCATACGAGGATTTTGCCCATCGCTGCAGGATTCGAGTGGATTCCGAACATGCGGGGCTTGTCGCGAAGGTGTCTGGCCATAAGGCGAGTCCTGAACAGTTGGTGCTCGGGGAGGATTGGCAGACGATCGAGTTTCTATCTGATCTTGAAGTGGAGGTGCATAACCCTGATCGAGCGAACTTTACGGTTTGGCTCGATGCTGTAGAGCCGGACGGACGTATCGAGATCTTGGAGTCGCCCTATCACCATGCAACCTATCCCGGAGCGACCGTCGAGTTGCTGGTCAAGGTGACCTGCGTTGAGGAGGTGACTTATCAGTGGCGGAAAGATGGAGTCGCCATCGAGGGCGCTAGCGATTCCAAATTGAGGTTGGAAAACGTTTCAGCGAAGGACTTGGGGAGCTACGATGTCGTGTTCTCCACGGACTCGGATACCGCCGTGAGCTCGATAGGGGAGGTGAGCTTTGTCGAGGATCTCGCGAGCGCTATCGGCCAGCCCGGTTTGAAGATCACCACCTATGGCCACCGGCTGTGGGAGATCGATTACTCCGAGAGTTTCGCGGGAGACAGTTCGCTGCGAGCGGGCGAGGTGGAAAACGGCGAAGTGAGCGTTCTGGAGATTCACTTGGAGGAGGAAGCGTATGTTTCGTATGCCTCGGCCCGATTCGACGATGAGCTCGACCGTTGGTACGACGTCTCTCGTTTCGCCGAAAATGGCATCCTATCCATCGCTTACGCTCCTCAGAGGACTCCGAAAGATTGGTATGAGAAACGCCCATCGATCGACCGTCTGGAGTTCGCCTTTGCCGACTTCAACCGGTTTGAAAACTGGTTGAGGGGGTGGAACGACCAGGCGGCGAGCGCCCTGCAGGGCAAGGTGGATCGCAGCTCCGACCCCGATGGTGACGGGCTCTCGAACATCGTGGAATACGCCCTCGGGCTGGATCCTTTCACGCACGAGACGCCTCCTCGGTTTGAATGGACGAATAGCGAAAAGACCGCGCTCTCCATTCGCTATCGTGAAGCGCTCAGCGACGAAGTCAGGGTGTTGCTGGAGCTCAGCAGAGACCTGCGCAATTGGTCGGTGCTCGAGCCGGAAGAATTGGATGCCATCGCGGGAGAAGATCCGCGCTACAGAGAGTTGAGGGCGGACTTGGATTTGCGAGAGCATGGGATCGAGCCCCCGGACGGTCTCTTCTACCGCTTCAAGGTGTTCGTCCTTCGAGATGGCGAGCAATACTCGAATGGCGCCACCTCGCTGTGA
- a CDS encoding flagellin: MSVVINFNGAASAAANNLRRSNAMLRNSLNRLSSGSKIVSPADDAGGLAVSMKMEAAIKRYAATNQSIANAKSYLQTQDGALGTAAAMLERINELAVLSEDPTKNASDRESYNTEFKQIRDALKEIEDSTFNGIPLFRQDSLFVKTLGASSQSDIELEGIELREINPPPFELIEDTFSSSANWTNVSEYERTANIDGRMELDGTRSRAQSIIAPPVKGAFEMSFDFKLDSTSSPISVSFDGDSGSELFSYSSNTANNSARIVFDGNETAEVYLNGEPSPSIVNTGLTRRSGNLYIEQAAGGKATFDNLQVTSVPYFSTFSDTFDDPSPWTDTSAGGSASVSSGTLNLDSASGDASSVRTGPLQGDMTIDFDFQMGSTDKELKAFLGGEEVFAFSGDTAANSARIVYRESTNTAAVYLNGSSSASQYSFNLPYELGPLSFQQETGGGTTTVDNLSVTNDAATPFADINRDFSESENWTDQSVLPNAEVSDGELKLDPSIAIARSDFSLSGAFELDFDFKLADTHSPLRVRLGNAPGEELFSFDSDTSNHSAKVVFDGVSAANVYLDGSPTPTATLTGLTSNSGSLSFEHSTGGTTTQIDNVNIVSTEGTPLFTTITESFDSPSTVSTGAVTPNVSVSAGQLRLNSKPSAAELTPTVSGAFHMEFDHQNGSDEAKLDATIGSSSNRVYSYRNDTDLQEVELELSQSSTPSKVRFTHASGAGQTTVDNLLIVARSNYEAVATADDLSILSIDTIKGALEEIATYRAQNGAQQSRLDFTANQISANVENLNSANSRIVDVDIAEESTRLARANILAQAGASMLQQANAASQIALKILAA; this comes from the coding sequence ATGTCAGTAGTAATCAACTTCAATGGCGCAGCCTCGGCTGCGGCAAACAACCTTCGGCGTAGCAACGCGATGCTGCGCAACAGCCTCAATCGGCTTTCGAGCGGATCTAAGATCGTATCTCCGGCGGACGACGCTGGCGGGCTCGCCGTTTCCATGAAGATGGAAGCGGCCATCAAGCGATACGCGGCGACCAATCAGTCCATCGCCAACGCCAAGTCCTACCTGCAAACGCAAGACGGAGCCCTCGGGACTGCCGCGGCCATGCTCGAGCGCATAAACGAGCTCGCCGTGCTGAGCGAAGACCCGACCAAGAACGCCTCCGATCGGGAGAGCTACAATACCGAGTTCAAGCAGATCCGAGACGCCTTGAAGGAGATCGAGGACTCCACCTTCAACGGAATCCCGCTTTTCCGACAAGATTCGCTTTTCGTCAAAACCCTGGGCGCCTCATCGCAATCCGACATCGAACTGGAGGGGATCGAGCTGAGAGAAATCAACCCGCCGCCCTTCGAGCTCATCGAAGACACCTTCTCCAGTTCCGCCAACTGGACCAACGTCAGCGAATACGAACGGACGGCCAACATCGACGGCCGCATGGAGCTCGACGGCACCCGATCAAGAGCCCAGTCCATCATCGCTCCCCCCGTCAAAGGGGCCTTCGAGATGAGCTTCGATTTCAAGCTCGATTCGACCAGCAGCCCGATTTCGGTCTCCTTCGACGGTGACTCCGGCAGCGAGCTGTTCAGTTACTCCTCCAACACCGCGAACAACTCAGCTCGCATCGTCTTCGACGGAAACGAAACCGCTGAGGTCTACCTGAACGGGGAGCCTAGCCCATCCATCGTCAACACCGGTCTGACGAGACGCTCGGGAAACCTCTACATCGAGCAAGCCGCCGGCGGAAAGGCTACCTTCGACAACCTTCAGGTCACCAGCGTGCCCTACTTCTCCACGTTCAGCGACACCTTCGACGACCCCAGCCCCTGGACGGACACCAGCGCGGGCGGCTCAGCCTCGGTCTCCAGCGGAACGCTCAACCTGGACAGCGCGTCCGGCGACGCTTCCTCGGTGAGAACCGGACCGCTGCAGGGCGACATGACCATAGACTTCGACTTCCAGATGGGTTCAACCGACAAGGAGCTGAAAGCCTTCCTGGGTGGCGAGGAGGTCTTTGCGTTCTCCGGCGACACCGCCGCCAACTCCGCTCGCATCGTCTATCGAGAATCGACCAATACCGCCGCTGTCTACCTGAACGGCAGCTCATCCGCTAGCCAATACTCCTTCAACCTCCCCTACGAACTCGGTCCGCTCAGCTTTCAGCAGGAAACCGGCGGAGGAACGACCACCGTCGACAACCTGAGCGTCACCAACGACGCCGCAACGCCTTTCGCCGACATAAATCGGGACTTCTCGGAATCCGAAAACTGGACGGATCAAAGCGTGCTGCCTAACGCGGAGGTCTCGGATGGGGAGCTGAAGCTCGACCCATCGATCGCCATCGCCAGATCCGACTTCAGCCTGTCTGGAGCCTTCGAGCTGGATTTCGACTTCAAGCTGGCCGACACCCATAGCCCACTGCGGGTCAGGCTGGGAAATGCCCCCGGCGAGGAGCTCTTCTCCTTCGACAGCGACACCAGCAACCACTCGGCGAAAGTCGTCTTCGACGGAGTCAGCGCCGCGAACGTCTACCTCGACGGCTCGCCCACTCCCACCGCCACGCTCACCGGTCTCACCAGCAACTCCGGAAGCCTTTCCTTCGAGCATTCCACCGGCGGCACCACCACCCAGATCGACAACGTGAACATTGTATCCACAGAAGGAACACCTTTGTTTACGACCATCACCGAGTCGTTTGACTCACCCTCCACAGTGAGCACCGGCGCCGTCACACCAAACGTATCCGTGAGCGCTGGACAACTGAGGCTCAACAGCAAACCGAGCGCGGCGGAGCTCACGCCTACCGTTAGCGGCGCATTTCACATGGAGTTCGACCATCAGAACGGGAGCGACGAAGCGAAGCTCGACGCGACGATCGGAAGCTCCAGCAACCGCGTGTACAGCTACCGCAACGACACGGACCTGCAAGAGGTCGAGCTCGAGCTCAGCCAGAGCAGCACGCCTTCAAAGGTGCGCTTCACCCACGCGTCAGGGGCCGGTCAAACCACCGTGGACAATCTGCTCATAGTGGCCCGTTCGAACTACGAGGCCGTAGCGACCGCGGACGATCTCAGTATCCTTTCCATCGATACCATAAAAGGAGCTCTGGAAGAAATCGCGACCTACCGAGCGCAAAACGGGGCCCAGCAGAGCCGGCTGGATTTCACTGCGAACCAGATCTCAGCCAATGTAGAAAACCTGAACTCCGCCAACAGCCGCATCGTCGATGTCGACATAGCGGAGGAATCCACACGGCTCGCCAGAGCGAACATCCTAGCCCAAGCCGGGGCGTCGATGCTGCAGCAAGCCAACGCCGCTTCGCAGATCGCCCTGAAGATCCTCGCAGCCTAA